In Arthrobacter citreus, a single genomic region encodes these proteins:
- a CDS encoding peptide ABC transporter substrate-binding protein has product MGIVLSGCATQKDKATTVESLSKSHEKQALRLVETSELSSMDSSLVEDSTTLSVLNNVMEGLFRQGKDSQPVQGIAKSYTVSKDKKTYVFKLRDALWSNGDPVTAHDFEYGWKRTLDPATASQYAYIMYDVKNAKKINEKQLPVDQLGVKAIDDHTLEVQLDNPVPYFLSLTTLAPFMPQDEKVVEQQGKNYGMEANSVVYDGPFKMSEWNHEQSFKLVKNPEYWDKNTVKLDEINFNIAKDSATAINLYQTGAIDRVSLTAEFVDKYKSDKEFKTAQEGRLIYLKLNNQNPILKNVNARKAIDMGYNKKEITDVLLNNGSTPAYYFVAKNLAFGPDGQDFDDTTGDFNKTNIEKAKEYWEKAKQELGKQTVALELLIAEDDSNKKISQYLKFELEKNLPGLTVNIKLQPAQPKFALEDNLQYDMSLAGWGPDYPDPMTFLDKWVTNNNIAYSNPKYDELITKAKTTLLQDPKSRWKALAEAEEQLLGKDAAISPMYQNGVAYLEKSYVKNVYNHPYGVKNSYKWAYIKK; this is encoded by the coding sequence ATGGGCATTGTACTTTCTGGATGTGCAACTCAAAAAGATAAGGCAACAACGGTCGAGAGCTTAAGTAAATCACATGAAAAACAAGCGCTTCGTTTAGTTGAAACATCTGAGCTTTCATCAATGGATTCCTCCCTTGTGGAAGACTCTACTACTCTTAGTGTGCTAAACAATGTGATGGAGGGCTTATTCAGACAAGGGAAAGACAGTCAACCAGTACAAGGAATTGCAAAATCCTATACGGTAAGTAAAGACAAAAAGACTTATGTATTTAAACTGCGAGATGCATTATGGTCGAACGGCGATCCAGTGACAGCGCACGACTTCGAATATGGATGGAAACGCACTTTAGATCCAGCCACAGCTTCACAATATGCCTACATCATGTATGATGTAAAAAACGCAAAGAAGATAAATGAAAAGCAACTTCCTGTAGACCAATTGGGCGTAAAGGCGATCGATGATCATACGCTAGAAGTACAACTTGATAATCCAGTTCCGTATTTTCTGAGTTTGACAACACTTGCCCCATTCATGCCTCAGGATGAAAAAGTTGTAGAGCAGCAAGGCAAGAATTACGGAATGGAAGCAAATTCAGTCGTTTATGACGGCCCATTCAAAATGAGTGAATGGAATCATGAACAAAGCTTTAAACTTGTCAAAAACCCAGAATATTGGGATAAAAATACAGTAAAACTGGATGAAATTAATTTTAATATTGCGAAGGATAGTGCCACAGCTATCAATCTATATCAGACAGGAGCAATTGATCGGGTAAGTCTAACTGCTGAATTTGTGGACAAATATAAAAGCGATAAAGAATTTAAAACAGCGCAAGAAGGAAGACTTATATATTTAAAGTTAAATAACCAAAATCCTATTTTAAAAAATGTGAATGCGCGTAAAGCAATTGATATGGGCTACAACAAAAAAGAGATTACAGACGTACTCTTAAATAACGGTTCAACACCAGCTTACTACTTTGTCGCTAAAAATTTGGCATTTGGTCCGGATGGTCAAGATTTCGACGATACAACAGGAGATTTCAATAAAACGAATATTGAAAAAGCAAAGGAATATTGGGAAAAGGCAAAACAGGAGCTTGGTAAACAAACTGTTGCTTTAGAGCTTTTGATCGCAGAAGATGATAGTAATAAGAAAATCTCTCAATATTTGAAGTTTGAACTTGAAAAAAATCTTCCTGGTTTAACAGTGAACATCAAGTTGCAACCTGCACAACCTAAATTTGCACTCGAAGATAATCTTCAGTACGATATGTCTCTTGCAGGATGGGGACCTGATTATCCAGATCCGATGACATTTTTGGATAAATGGGTAACAAACAATAACATAGCGTATTCAAATCCTAAGTATGACGAATTGATCACAAAAGCAAAAACGACTCTTCTTCAGGATCCAAAGTCACGATGGAAAGCTTTAGCAGAGGCTGAAGAGCAATTGCTAGGAAAGGATGCAGCTATTTCACCTATGTATCAGAATGGTGTGGCATATTTGGAAAAATCTTATGTGAAAAATGTATACAATCACCCATATGGAGTGAAAAATTCCTATAAATGGGCTTACATAAAAAAATAA
- a CDS encoding amidohydrolase, with protein MKSLENVIFNTEISKDKLVQWRRHLHKYPELSFQEEKTSQFVFDTLSSFGNLEISRPTEYSVMARLVGGKPGKTLAIRADMDALPIVEENSFDFASTVHGVMHACGHDGHTAILLGAAEILAKHKNEINGEIRFLFQHAEEQFPGGGEEMVQAGVMNGVDFVIGLHLMSGLEVGKIGIVYGPMMAAPDAFHIIIKGKGGHAAHPEDTVDSIAIGAQIITNLQHIVSRTTDAFSQRVLSVTQFHAGTADNIIPDTAEIVGTVRCFDEKLRHDAKVRIEQIVKGICEAHGAKYSCHYRYGYRPVINHDAVTKVLEQTAIEVYGSESVEYIKPSMGGEDFSAFLQKADGCFFKIGSGAEESESTYPHHHPRFTLDEESLVIGVNMFLHAACNLLNKN; from the coding sequence GTGAAATCCTTAGAAAATGTAATATTTAATACAGAGATTTCAAAAGATAAGCTAGTGCAATGGAGAAGACACCTGCATAAATATCCAGAGCTTTCGTTTCAAGAAGAAAAAACCTCACAATTTGTATTTGATACATTGAGTTCATTCGGGAATTTAGAGATTTCGCGTCCGACCGAATATAGCGTAATGGCTAGACTAGTCGGTGGAAAGCCAGGTAAAACGCTGGCAATTCGTGCCGATATGGATGCTCTGCCGATTGTTGAAGAAAACAGCTTTGATTTTGCTTCTACTGTACATGGCGTAATGCACGCCTGTGGTCATGATGGTCACACGGCAATTTTACTTGGAGCGGCTGAAATTTTGGCAAAACATAAAAATGAAATTAATGGAGAAATTCGTTTCCTCTTCCAACATGCTGAAGAACAATTTCCAGGTGGAGGCGAGGAAATGGTGCAAGCTGGAGTAATGAATGGCGTTGATTTCGTAATTGGCTTGCATCTCATGTCTGGCTTGGAAGTCGGGAAAATCGGAATCGTATACGGTCCGATGATGGCAGCCCCTGATGCGTTTCATATCATAATCAAAGGTAAAGGTGGACATGCCGCGCATCCTGAAGATACTGTGGACAGCATTGCAATCGGTGCGCAAATTATAACAAATTTGCAGCATATTGTTTCGCGAACAACAGATGCATTTTCGCAAAGGGTCCTATCTGTTACTCAATTTCATGCAGGAACTGCTGATAATATCATTCCTGATACTGCTGAAATTGTTGGTACAGTACGTTGCTTTGACGAAAAATTGCGACACGATGCGAAAGTGCGAATTGAGCAAATTGTAAAAGGGATTTGCGAAGCCCATGGAGCAAAGTATTCCTGTCATTACCGTTATGGGTACAGACCAGTTATCAATCACGATGCAGTCACAAAAGTACTGGAACAAACAGCAATTGAGGTATACGGAAGTGAGTCTGTTGAATATATCAAACCTTCTATGGGTGGAGAAGACTTTTCTGCTTTTTTACAAAAAGCAGATGGCTGTTTCTTTAAAATTGGTTCAGGAGCAGAGGAAAGTGAAAGTACGTATCCACATCATCATCCAAGATTTACTCTTGATGAAGAATCTCTTGTTATTGGCGTTAACATGTTCCTGCATGCAGCTTGTAATCTTTTGAATAAAAACTAG
- a CDS encoding LD-carboxypeptidase, giving the protein MRKPNGLNLGDTVMIIAPSSPPNIDNVMKMKSKIEKAGLHVLIGKGVKEKRGYLAGSDENKVSDLHVAFSNSEVKAVLCATGGYGSGRLLQDIDFELIKNNPKIFWGYSDITALHIAFQQKANLVTFHGPMIQECGADHVLAETIASYKQLLEPLCFTFTASEKNTYPAFSHSVTAPMTGGNLTVLTSTIGTPYEVDTKGKILFIEDIQEEPYRIDRMINQLRLAKKFDDCVGVIFGDFHDCGPQKRQASLTIPEIVYDHIVPLGLPILSGFPIGHCSPNYGVPFGVPVTMNGADQTLSFEPGIHK; this is encoded by the coding sequence ATGCGAAAACCGAATGGATTGAATTTAGGTGATACAGTGATGATTATTGCTCCATCAAGCCCGCCGAATATTGACAATGTGATGAAGATGAAGTCAAAAATAGAAAAAGCAGGCCTGCATGTTTTGATTGGTAAAGGAGTGAAAGAAAAGCGTGGCTATCTAGCCGGAAGTGATGAAAACAAAGTATCGGACTTACATGTTGCCTTTTCAAACTCTGAAGTTAAAGCAGTGCTTTGCGCAACCGGAGGATATGGAAGCGGCAGATTACTACAAGACATAGACTTTGAACTCATTAAAAACAACCCTAAAATCTTTTGGGGTTACAGTGACATTACAGCCCTGCATATTGCATTTCAACAAAAAGCTAATTTAGTGACGTTCCACGGACCTATGATTCAAGAATGCGGCGCAGATCATGTTCTAGCAGAGACAATCGCTTCTTACAAGCAATTATTAGAACCTCTTTGTTTTACCTTCACAGCTTCTGAAAAAAATACATACCCTGCTTTTTCACATTCTGTCACTGCCCCGATGACTGGAGGCAATCTAACTGTATTAACAAGCACGATCGGTACACCGTATGAGGTGGACACAAAAGGAAAGATTTTATTTATTGAAGACATACAAGAAGAACCTTACCGAATTGATCGCATGATTAATCAATTGCGTTTGGCAAAGAAGTTTGATGATTGTGTCGGAGTAATCTTTGGAGACTTTCATGATTGTGGACCGCAAAAACGCCAAGCATCCCTTACGATACCAGAAATAGTGTATGATCATATTGTCCCGCTTGGATTGCCAATTCTTAGTGGATTTCCAATTGGTCACTGTTCTCCAAATTACGGTGTACCATTTGGAGTTCCTGTTACAATGAACGGAGCGGACCAAACTTTATCATTTGAACCTGGAATACACAAATAG
- a CDS encoding response regulator transcription factor: MKDILLIEDDVSIAELQRDYLEINDFRVDIQHNGDEGLQHALNGNYDLIILDIMLPGKNGFEICKELRAVKNIPILFVSAKKEDIDKIRGLGLGADDYITKPFSPSELVARVKAHLSRYDRLAGNNNVSKIIFVHGISIDRASRKIFINETEVPFTTKEFDLMVFFVMNPNQVLSKEQLYEKVWGLESAADVSTVTVHISRLREKIERDPANPKFLETVWGAGYRFNV, from the coding sequence GTGAAAGACATATTACTAATTGAAGATGATGTAAGTATTGCAGAATTGCAAAGAGATTATTTAGAAATAAATGATTTTCGTGTAGATATTCAGCATAATGGAGATGAAGGCCTCCAACATGCATTAAATGGAAATTATGATTTAATCATCTTGGATATTATGCTTCCAGGAAAAAATGGTTTTGAAATTTGCAAAGAACTACGTGCTGTAAAAAATATTCCTATACTATTTGTCTCTGCTAAGAAAGAGGATATCGATAAAATTAGAGGGCTTGGTTTAGGAGCGGATGATTATATTACAAAGCCGTTTAGTCCAAGTGAATTAGTTGCAAGAGTAAAAGCGCATTTATCACGATATGATCGACTTGCAGGAAATAATAATGTTTCAAAAATAATTTTTGTTCATGGTATATCAATTGACCGTGCATCTCGTAAAATTTTTATTAACGAAACAGAGGTACCATTTACAACAAAGGAATTTGATTTGATGGTGTTTTTTGTGATGAACCCTAATCAAGTATTAAGTAAAGAACAGCTTTATGAAAAGGTTTGGGGGCTCGAGTCAGCAGCAGACGTTTCAACTGTGACAGTTCATATTAGTAGATTACGTGAAAAAATAGAAAGAGACCCTGCAAACCCAAAATTCTTAGAAACAGTTTGGGGAGCGGGATATCGATTTAATGTATAA
- a CDS encoding HAMP domain-containing histidine kinase, with protein MSIKMRFLLSYVGVILFSFTLLLAAGFLIIFAITGDVKSVEGLYKKTYVQKPLTTVEESVFLDLKLLAKHNPNQLLHKQEIKRIEHKNIGIVVRKGKNIEYASQSLDEKRLVQALPGFEETNINTRDTIKINDVFFTYVKFDFYFPDQSQGSIFVLKKASSYTEVIRNLFPILIGLLLLLFIIIIGMLNYLVSRSIIKPISKLKKGAEKIKIGDLNFEIVTNSTDEIGELNKAFEEMRIKLKESINLQIQYEENRKELLSNISHDLKTPITSIIGYVEGIKDGVANTPKKMEKYLSTVYSKAKDMDALIDELFLFSKLDLKKEPFHFETVEINQYVETYVDEIYLDLLQQGIKIEFGLLNTSINVTADREKLKRVLSNLISNCVKYMNKEEKRISILLEEELNEVIVKVTDNGLGIDSDALPFIFERFYRAEQSRNSQTGGSGLGLAIAKQIIEEHGGKIWASSEFGKGTSIFFSLKKGEKK; from the coding sequence ATGTCAATTAAAATGAGGTTTCTGTTGTCATATGTTGGGGTGATCCTTTTTTCGTTCACATTATTATTGGCAGCAGGTTTTTTAATTATTTTTGCGATAACAGGGGATGTAAAGTCAGTAGAAGGACTATACAAAAAGACTTACGTACAAAAACCTTTGACTACAGTTGAAGAAAGTGTGTTTCTTGATTTGAAGCTTCTTGCTAAGCATAATCCAAATCAATTATTACATAAGCAAGAGATTAAGAGGATTGAGCATAAAAATATTGGTATTGTTGTTCGAAAAGGAAAAAATATTGAGTACGCTTCACAATCGCTTGATGAAAAAAGGTTGGTACAAGCTCTACCTGGGTTTGAGGAGACGAATATTAATACTCGCGATACGATAAAAATAAATGATGTATTTTTTACTTATGTCAAATTTGATTTTTATTTTCCAGATCAAAGTCAAGGGAGCATTTTCGTCTTAAAGAAGGCAAGTTCATATACAGAGGTTATACGAAATTTGTTTCCAATATTAATAGGGTTATTGCTTTTATTATTTATCATCATTATTGGTATGTTAAATTATTTAGTTTCCCGAAGCATCATTAAACCAATCTCTAAACTTAAAAAAGGTGCGGAAAAAATTAAAATTGGTGATTTGAATTTTGAAATTGTTACGAATTCTACTGATGAAATTGGAGAATTAAATAAGGCGTTTGAGGAAATGAGGATAAAATTAAAAGAGTCAATCAATCTCCAGATTCAATATGAGGAAAATCGTAAGGAGCTTTTGTCGAATATTTCACATGATTTAAAAACACCGATTACTTCAATTATTGGATATGTGGAAGGGATTAAAGATGGTGTCGCAAATACACCTAAGAAAATGGAGAAATATTTATCGACGGTTTATTCGAAAGCAAAGGATATGGATGCATTGATCGATGAGCTTTTCTTATTTTCCAAGCTGGATTTAAAAAAAGAACCGTTTCATTTTGAAACTGTCGAGATTAATCAATATGTTGAAACTTATGTAGATGAAATTTATTTGGATTTACTTCAACAAGGTATCAAAATAGAATTCGGTCTTTTGAATACATCAATTAATGTGACAGCAGATCGGGAGAAATTAAAAAGAGTATTGTCAAACTTAATCAGTAATTGTGTGAAATATATGAACAAAGAAGAAAAGAGAATTTCTATTTTACTTGAGGAAGAATTGAATGAAGTGATTGTAAAAGTCACAGATAATGGCCTAGGTATCGATTCGGATGCATTACCATTTATTTTTGAACGTTTTTACCGTGCAGAACAATCAAGAAATTCTCAAACTGGCGGTAGCGGTTTAGGACTTGCAATCGCAAAACAGATTATTGAAGAGCATGGAGGAAAAATCTGGGCTTCAAGTGAGTTTGGTAAAGGGACAAGTATATTCTTCTCCTTAAAGAAAGGTGAGAAAAAGTGA
- a CDS encoding NERD domain-containing protein, whose amino-acid sequence MKRNFMHGLGNYQIIGFFLNDLSFECNKSEFQIDSIGITGESIYLFEVKNYTGDYFIEEDRWYTKPKSELKNPYEQLKRTESMLRK is encoded by the coding sequence GTGAAAAGAAATTTTATGCATGGACTTGGAAATTATCAAATAATTGGCTTTTTTTTAAATGATTTATCATTCGAATGTAACAAATCAGAATTCCAAATTGATTCGATTGGAATAACTGGAGAATCGATCTACTTATTTGAAGTAAAGAATTACACTGGAGATTATTTTATAGAAGAAGATAGATGGTATACAAAGCCAAAGTCCGAATTAAAGAACCCCTACGAACAACTTAAAAGAACCGAATCCATGTTACGAAAATAA
- a CDS encoding long-chain fatty acid--CoA ligase — MNIYGLIKEVANNKSKNLAYSYNGNKTNYEDLISSCENLAQILLENKIEKGDKIAILLGNSPGFIQTYLAILKLGAIVIPLNPAFTESEIKYILNDSSTKLVIATSEQKEKLKNLINDCTTLLNILLIDEIQPLQKIKNKIEEIEIQQNDTAVILYTSGTTGNPKGAMLSHFNLIENANDFSKLIELRENDQMVAVLPMFHSFCLTLCVNMILLNGASTIIIPKFNPTELVEVIKKEKATLIAAVPTIYNYLHQLKTATSNDFSSLRACISGGASIPIELLQSIQEKYNLLIVEGYGLSETAPVLTFNPYRGICKPGSVGLDLPSVETKIFNENGEEVQIGEVGEVVAIGPNVMSGYLNNVEATEKTFINGWFKTGDLGKKDEDGYLFLFDRKKDVIITNGYNVYPREIEECLYEHPSIIEAAVVGKPDQLIGESVCAYLVVSNDSISEAEIIDFCRKALVYYKVPKQISFIKELPKNSTGKILKRLLK, encoded by the coding sequence ATGAATATATATGGGCTAATTAAAGAAGTAGCGAACAATAAAAGCAAAAACTTAGCTTATAGCTACAATGGAAATAAAACAAATTACGAAGATCTCATTTCATCTTGTGAAAATCTAGCTCAAATTTTACTTGAGAATAAGATTGAAAAGGGAGATAAAATTGCAATATTACTAGGAAATTCTCCTGGGTTTATTCAAACATATTTAGCAATATTAAAGCTAGGTGCGATTGTTATTCCATTAAATCCAGCCTTTACGGAAAGTGAAATTAAATATATATTAAACGATTCTTCAACTAAACTAGTAATCGCTACTAGTGAACAGAAGGAAAAACTAAAAAATCTAATAAATGACTGTACTACATTATTAAATATTTTATTGATCGATGAAATACAACCGCTTCAGAAAATAAAAAATAAAATTGAAGAAATAGAAATTCAACAAAACGATACGGCTGTTATTTTATATACGTCAGGAACAACCGGAAATCCAAAAGGCGCAATGTTGTCACACTTTAACTTAATTGAAAATGCTAATGATTTTTCTAAGTTAATTGAATTAAGGGAAAATGATCAAATGGTTGCCGTCCTACCTATGTTTCATTCATTTTGCTTAACTTTATGTGTCAATATGATTTTATTAAATGGCGCATCAACAATCATTATTCCAAAATTTAATCCAACTGAATTAGTTGAAGTAATAAAAAAAGAAAAAGCTACCTTAATTGCTGCAGTACCAACGATTTATAATTATTTACATCAATTAAAAACGGCTACTTCCAATGACTTTAGTAGTTTGAGAGCCTGTATATCTGGTGGGGCATCGATACCAATCGAGTTATTACAATCCATTCAAGAAAAATACAATCTTTTAATAGTAGAAGGCTATGGACTTTCTGAAACTGCACCTGTACTAACATTCAATCCATATCGTGGAATTTGTAAACCAGGTTCTGTTGGCCTTGATTTACCAAGTGTTGAGACAAAAATATTTAATGAAAATGGCGAAGAAGTTCAAATAGGTGAAGTTGGAGAAGTTGTCGCCATTGGTCCAAATGTAATGAGTGGTTATTTAAATAATGTAGAAGCAACTGAAAAAACATTTATTAACGGATGGTTTAAAACAGGCGATCTCGGTAAAAAAGATGAGGACGGTTATTTATTTTTATTCGATCGAAAAAAAGATGTTATTATTACGAATGGTTATAATGTCTATCCTAGAGAAATCGAAGAATGTCTATATGAACATCCTAGTATCATTGAAGCAGCGGTAGTCGGAAAGCCTGATCAGCTAATTGGTGAAAGTGTATGTGCTTATTTAGTCGTTTCAAATGATTCAATATCAGAAGCGGAGATTATTGATTTTTGTAGAAAAGCCTTAGTATATTACAAAGTACCTAAGCAGATTAGTTTTATAAAAGAACTACCAAAAAATAGTACTGGGAAAATTTTAAAAAGATTACTTAAGTAA
- a CDS encoding site-2 protease family protein, whose product MAQPIINSKTKKSLTRVGVVIALIGTKLKLILPLLKAAKFLSFLSMILYLFVYGFTFGWYFAFALLYLLICHEGGHLIAAKQKGLPTSPAFFIPFVGAVISLKEMPKDAVTESYVAFGGPFLGLISVLPAIPLYHYTHNEFFGLVIALGCILNLFNLIPISPLDGGRILSVLPPIFWFIGIMMMLVYLFYQPNFIAFYIIIIGISTFIKRIREAYQLKVIKEKVKLYEHTIKQFQFRILNDYTDRTYTKRFFIPFFEDQKKLELEIHKERLEINYIIRTVRARLFEQDLDVRNYIEEKIQEIRQRKIAPLLKQQETLETYYVSSNRKKWQIFIAYIALAGSLALLGFWSFGLIEHVLGK is encoded by the coding sequence ATGGCACAACCTATTATTAATAGTAAAACGAAAAAGTCGTTAACAAGAGTTGGTGTTGTAATCGCATTAATTGGTACTAAATTAAAGCTAATTTTACCACTATTAAAAGCTGCAAAATTTTTATCATTTTTAAGCATGATTTTGTATCTATTCGTTTATGGATTTACATTTGGATGGTATTTTGCATTCGCACTTCTTTATTTATTAATTTGTCACGAAGGTGGGCATTTAATTGCTGCAAAACAAAAGGGGCTTCCAACTTCACCAGCATTTTTTATTCCATTTGTTGGAGCTGTCATCTCACTAAAAGAGATGCCAAAAGATGCTGTTACAGAATCTTACGTAGCATTCGGTGGGCCGTTTTTAGGGTTAATTTCAGTACTTCCAGCAATTCCACTATATCATTACACACATAATGAGTTTTTTGGTTTAGTAATTGCCTTAGGCTGTATATTAAATTTATTTAACTTAATTCCGATTTCTCCTTTAGATGGTGGCAGAATTTTAAGCGTGTTACCTCCAATCTTTTGGTTTATCGGTATTATGATGATGTTAGTGTATTTATTTTATCAGCCTAATTTTATCGCTTTTTATATTATCATTATAGGTATTAGTACCTTTATCAAAAGAATTAGAGAAGCTTATCAGTTAAAGGTCATTAAAGAAAAAGTAAAACTATATGAACATACAATTAAACAGTTTCAATTTCGCATTTTAAATGATTACACTGATCGTACATATACAAAGCGATTCTTTATCCCATTTTTTGAGGATCAAAAGAAACTAGAGTTAGAAATTCATAAAGAACGCTTGGAAATTAATTACATCATTCGTACAGTTCGAGCACGTTTGTTTGAACAAGACTTAGACGTTCGAAACTATATCGAAGAAAAAATACAAGAAATTAGACAAAGAAAAATTGCACCTTTATTAAAACAACAAGAAACATTAGAAACTTACTATGTTTCTAGCAATCGTAAAAAATGGCAAATTTTCATTGCTTATATCGCTTTAGCAGGTAGTTTAGCTTTACTTGGATTTTGGAGTTTTGGATTAATTGAGCATGTTTTAGGAAAATAG
- a CDS encoding NUDIX domain-containing protein: MYHIRVRACALIVENDSVLLIQFTDEDGIHYNLPAGGTEPGETIIEAVKREAFEEAGVEVEVGDLVFVSENAPHMTGHKVHGLSLMFRCHIKEGSVPTLPINPDPNQTDVLWIPINELENIVLFPNIKEQIIQYVKGEYQNNRLIEEHKLKEQLI; encoded by the coding sequence ATGTACCATATTCGAGTAAGAGCTTGTGCATTAATCGTTGAAAATGATTCAGTTTTATTAATTCAATTTACGGATGAGGACGGGATTCATTACAATTTACCTGCTGGTGGTACTGAACCCGGTGAGACAATTATAGAAGCGGTTAAAAGAGAGGCTTTTGAAGAAGCAGGTGTAGAAGTAGAAGTTGGAGATTTAGTATTTGTATCTGAAAATGCACCTCATATGACTGGGCATAAAGTTCACGGATTAAGTTTAATGTTCCGCTGTCATATTAAAGAAGGTTCAGTTCCAACTTTACCGATTAACCCAGATCCAAATCAAACAGATGTATTGTGGATTCCAATTAATGAATTAGAAAATATTGTTTTATTTCCAAATATTAAAGAACAAATTATTCAATATGTTAAAGGCGAGTATCAAAATAATCGTCTAATTGAAGAGCATAAATTAAAAGAACAACTTATTTAA
- a CDS encoding acetylornithine transaminase: MSKLFPTYNKKTINFLNGKGTYLFDDENNKYLDFLSGIAVCNLGHCHPKVSNALKEQVDSIWHISNLFTIKKQEELAELLVKSFNDGLAFFCNSGTEANEAAIKLAKKHTSKSHIISFKQSFHGRTFGSMAATGQPKIHEGYGEMLSGFTYVPYNDLNALQNEINENTGAIILEIIQGEGGVIVGNNDFFEGVQALCKKHELLLIVDEVQTGVGRTGTMFAYEQTPLNPDIITLAKGLGNGFPVGAMLGKNKLASTFSAGAHGSTFGGNYLAMAAAFETINIINDHVFLNEVKEKGSYLFDKLTDIKKEFPQILEIRGKGLMVGIELTGPVDQLVEQFLKNGLIVGTAGANVLRLLPPINLSYEEIDEAIQIMKQVLSSYFLNSQVN; encoded by the coding sequence GTGAGTAAATTATTTCCGACTTATAATAAAAAAACAATAAATTTTCTTAATGGTAAAGGTACTTATCTGTTTGATGACGAAAATAACAAGTACTTAGATTTTTTAAGTGGAATTGCTGTTTGTAATTTAGGCCATTGTCATCCGAAAGTGTCAAATGCATTAAAAGAACAAGTTGATTCGATTTGGCATATTTCGAACCTATTCACAATAAAAAAACAAGAGGAACTTGCAGAACTTTTAGTAAAAAGCTTCAATGACGGATTAGCTTTCTTTTGTAATAGCGGGACAGAAGCAAACGAAGCAGCAATAAAATTAGCAAAAAAACATACTAGTAAATCTCATATCATTAGTTTTAAACAAAGCTTTCATGGTCGTACATTTGGATCAATGGCTGCAACAGGTCAGCCAAAAATTCATGAAGGATACGGTGAAATGTTAAGCGGTTTTACATATGTACCATACAATGATTTAAATGCTTTACAAAATGAAATTAATGAAAATACAGGAGCAATCATTTTGGAGATAATTCAAGGCGAAGGTGGTGTAATCGTTGGTAATAACGATTTTTTTGAAGGGGTTCAAGCTCTTTGTAAAAAACATGAATTATTACTCATTGTTGATGAGGTACAAACCGGAGTGGGCCGAACAGGAACAATGTTTGCCTATGAACAAACTCCATTAAATCCAGATATTATTACGCTAGCAAAAGGGTTAGGCAATGGTTTTCCTGTAGGGGCAATGCTTGGTAAAAATAAATTAGCGAGTACATTCTCAGCAGGTGCTCATGGTTCCACATTTGGCGGAAATTATTTAGCAATGGCGGCAGCTTTTGAAACAATCAACATTATAAACGATCATGTATTTTTAAATGAAGTAAAAGAAAAAGGAAGTTATTTATTTGATAAATTAACCGACATAAAAAAGGAGTTTCCACAAATTTTAGAAATACGCGGTAAAGGGTTAATGGTCGGTATTGAATTAACTGGGCCAGTTGATCAACTTGTGGAACAATTTTTAAAGAATGGTTTAATCGTAGGTACAGCGGGTGCTAATGTATTAAGGTTATTACCACCAATTAATTTATCTTACGAAGAAATAGATGAAGCAATTCAAATTATGAAACAAGTACTTTCTTCCTATTTTTTAAATAGCCAAGTTAATTAA